In one window of Erythrolamprus reginae isolate rEryReg1 chromosome 1, rEryReg1.hap1, whole genome shotgun sequence DNA:
- the S1PR4 gene encoding sphingosine 1-phosphate receptor 4, translated as MTDQSQLSSFSSSSSSFSSSSFSSSSLTSSSPTSAFKPPLGSVRGQRSCSLLTATEDFNIILYHYNLTGQLSHRRPEEGHLNALKIIIIAASCLIILENLVVLLAILLKVRSRRWIFTCLASISSSDLLAGIAYLINLCLSGRLTFQLYPYMWFLREGILFIALAASTFSLLVTAIERFSAMVRPIAESESVKTCRLRNYIFFSWFLAFVIGLLPLMGWNCICDVPRCSTLLPLYAKNYILFTVILFSIILVGVVSLYCSIYCWVRRRVKQGFSNGSRKRSLRLLKTVLIILFTFLVCWIPLFLLLLIDIFDRSKALRLQQVFGWFVTLAVFNSLINPIIYSLKSKEVRRAVVELLCCSCMAAGWQGPRGCLAPSDHFPSSSTEVGSSLKVRESFRSPVVEKRATRKEPLSSNSSVLSALVGQPDAQG; from the coding sequence ATGACAGACCAAAGCCAgctgtcctccttctcctcctcctcttcctccttttcctcttcctctttctcctcctcctcccttactTCTTCATCCCCTACTTCTGCCTTCAAGCCACCTCTTGGCTCAGTCCGTGGCCAGCGGTCCTGCTCCCTCCTGACCGCCACTGAGGACTTCAACATCATCCTCTACCATTACAACCTCACCGGACAGCTGAGCCACCGGCGTCCCGAGGAAGGCCACCTCAACGCCCTCAAGATCATCATCATCGCCGCCAGCTGCCTCATCATTCTGGAGAACCTGGTGGTCCTTCTGGCCATCCTCTTGAAGGTGAGAAGCCGGCGTTGGATTTTCACCTGCCTGGCCAGCATCTCCTCCAGCGACCTCCTGGCCGGGATCGCTTACTTGATCAACCTCTGCCTGTCGGGCCGGTTGACCTTCCAGCTGTACCCCTACATGTGGTTTCTCCGCGAAGGCATCCTCTTCATCGCCTTGGCAGCCTCCACCTTCAGCCTGCTGGTGACGGCCATCGAGCGCTTCAGTGCCATGGTGAGGCCCATCGCGGAGAGCGAGTCCGTCAAGACCTGCCGTCTCCGGAACTACATTTTCTTCTCCTGGTTCTTGGCCTTCGTGATCGGACTGCTTCCCTTGATGGGATGGAACTGCATTTGCGACGTGCCGCGCTGTTCCACCTTGCTGCCCCTTTACGCCAAGAATTACATCCTCTTCACGGTCATCCTGTTTAGCATCATCCTGGTGGGCGTGGTGAGCCTCTACTGCTCCATCTACTGCTGGGTCAGGAGGCGGGTCAAGCAGGGCTTTTCCAACGGAAGCCGGAAGAGATCCCTGCGGCTGCTGAAGACGGTCCTCATCATCCTGTTCACCTTCCTGGTTTGCTGGATccctctcttcctgctcctgctgATCGACATCTTCGACAGGAGCAAAGCCCTGAGGCTGCAGCAGGTCTTTGGCTGGTTTGTGACCTTGGCCGTCTTCAACTCCCTCATCAACCCCATCATCTACTCCTTGAAGAGCAAAGAGGTGAGGAGAGCCGTGGTGGAGCTCCTCTGCTGCTCCTGCATGGCGGCAGGGTGGCAGGGCCCCCGCGGCTGCCTTGCCCCCAGCGACCACTTCCCCAGCTCCTCCACCGAGGTGGGCAGCTCCTTGAAGGTGCGCGAGAGCTTCCGCAGCCCCGTGGTAGAGAAACGGGCCACCAGGAAAGAACCTCTCTCCAGCAACTCCAGCGTGCTGAGCGCTTTGGTGGGCCAACCTGATGCGCAAGGTTAG